From the Dama dama isolate Ldn47 chromosome 24, ASM3311817v1, whole genome shotgun sequence genome, one window contains:
- the LOC133046202 gene encoding olfactory receptor 4A47-like → MEPRNNVSYFVLLGLTQNPKEQKVLFVLFLFFYILTMVGNLLIVLTITVSKTLNSPMYFFLACLSFIDLIYSSSITPRLISDLFLGKNTISFESCMTQLFTEHFFGGSEISILLVMAYDRYVAICKPLHYLVIMRQRVCVVLLIVSCFGGFLHSIIQLSTIYGLPFCGPNVIDHFMCDMHPLLKLVCTDTYVIGVLVLANGGLMCIILFLLLLISYGVILHSLKNLSQEGRRKALQTCGSHITVVVCFFFPCIFMYARPAKTFPIDKSLSVFYTVISPMLNPLIYSLRNSELTNAMKKLWRKICLIK, encoded by the coding sequence ATGGAGCCAAGGAACAATGTATCTTACTTTGTCTTGCTGGGCCTCACTCAGAATCCAAAGGAGCAGAAAGTCCTTTTTGTTCTGTTCCTCTTCTTCTACATTTTGACGATGGTGGGCAATCTGCTCATTGTCCTGACTATAACTGTCAGTAAGACCCTGAACTCACCAATGTACTTTTTTCTTGCCTGCTTATCATTTATAGATCTAATTTATTCCTCTTCTATTACCCCTAGATTGATTTCAgacttgttccttggaaaaaaTACCATATCCTTTGAATCTTGCATGACCCAGCTATTTACAGAACATTTTTTTGGTGGATCCGAGATATCTATTCTGCTGgtaatggcctatgaccgctatgtggccatctgtaagccccTGCATTATTTGGTGATCATGAGGCAGAGGGTGTGTGTTGTGCTGCTGATTGTGTCCTGTTTTGGAGGTTTTCTGCACTCAATTATTCAACTTAGCACCATTTATGGGCTCCCATTCTGTGGCCCCAATGTCATTGATCACTTCATGTGTGACATGCACCCATTATTGAAACTCGTCTGTACTGACACTTATGTCATCGGTGTCTTAGTGTTGGCTAATGGAGGACTGAtgtgcattattttatttctgctcttactCATCTCCTATGGAGTCATCCTGCACTCTCTGaagaacctgagtcaggaagggaggaggaaagcCCTCCAGACCTGTGGTTCCCACATCACTGTggttgtctgtttcttttttccctgcaTTTTCATGTATGCAAGACCTGCTAAGACCTTCCCCATTGATAAATCATTGAGCGTGTTTTATACAGTCATAAGCCCCATGTTGAATCCATTAATTTACAGTCTAAGAAATTCTGAGTTGACCAATGCTATGAAGAAACTCTGGAGAAAAATATGTCTTATCAAGTAG
- the LOC133046203 gene encoding olfactory receptor 4A47-like, with translation MDVTYSTSITPKLISELLFGEKHLSFESCMTQLFAEHLFAGSGVFLLLVMACDRYVAVCKPLHYVVIMRQRVCVVLLLLSFVGGFLHSVIQLSTVYGLPFCGPNVIDHYMCDMCPLLELVCSDTYVIGILVVANGGLICTIVFLFLLVSCGVILHSLKNLSQEGRRKALQTCGSHITVVVCFFVPCIFMYARPAKTFPNDKLLSVFYTIITPMLNPLIYSLRNSELTNAMKKLSRGNIISHIK, from the coding sequence atggatgtcactTACTCCACTTCTATCACCCCCAAATTGATTTCAGAGTTGTTATTCGGGGAAAAACACTTATCCTTTGAATCTTGCATGACTCAGCTGTTTGCAGAACACCTTTTTGCTGGATCGGGGGTCTTCCTTCTGCTGGTGATGGCCTGTGACCGCTATGTGGCCGTCTGTAAGCCCTTGCATTATGTGGTGATCATGAGGCAGAGGGTGTGTGTTGTGTTGCTGCTGTTGTCATTTGTCGGTGGTTTTCTGCACTCAGTAATTCAACTTAGCACTGTTTATGGGCTCCCATTCTGTGGCCCCAATGTCATTGATCACTACATGTGTGACATGTGCCCTTTATTGGAACTCGTCTGTTCTGACACCTATGTCATTGGCATCTTAGTTGTGGCCAATGGAGGACTGATCTGCACCATTGTGTTTCTGTTCTTACTCGTCTCCTGTGGAGTCATCCTGCACTCTCTGaagaacctgagtcaggaagggaggCGGAAAGCCCTCCAGACCTGTGGTTCCCACATCACTGTTGTTGTCTGCTTTTTTGTTCCCTGTATTTTCATGTATGCAAGGCCTGCTAAAACATTCCCCAATGACAAATTATTGAGTGTGTTTTATACAATTATAACCCCCATGCTAAACCCATTAATCTACAGTCTACGAAATTCTGAGCTGACTAATGCTATGAAGAAGCTCTCGAGAGGAAACATCATATCTCATATTAAATAA